The genomic stretch CAGGAAAATGGTCTGATCTTTAAGTGCGCAGCGGACATAGTTCCACAACCAATCGATTGGTTATGGTTAGGATGGTTAGCCAAAAAGAAATTCCATATCATCGGAGGGCCTCCTGGTTCGAGTAAAACAACCGCAGCAGTAATGGTTGCTGCAACAGTTAGTACCGGTGGATATTGGCCTGATGGAACGCGGTGTGAAAGAGGTCAAGTAGCCATCTGGTCTGGTGAAGACGGAGCAGAAGATACGCTTGTTCCGAGGTTGATTGCTGCTGGTGCCGACCTTAACAACATCCACTTCCTGAATGGCGTTGTTGGTGAGTCGGGCGCAGGAAACAGAGCTTTTGATACATCGCGCGACTATCCGAAGGTACGTCAAGCGGCTGAAATTATAGGTGGGCTTAGGCTTTTGATCCTTGACCCGATTGTTTCCAGCATTTCCGGTGACAGCCATAAAAATGCTGAAGTCAGGCGAGACCTCCAGCCTGTGATCGAGTTTGCTGAACAGGCGAATTGCGTCGTGATAGGTATAACTCACTTTAGTAAGGGAACACAGGGAAAGGATGTCGCTGAGCGCATTACTGGCTCAATCGCATTCAGCGCCTTGCCACGAGTGGTTATGGTTATCTCAAAACGCATGAATAAGGAGACTGGCCAAGAGGAGCGGGTGATTGTTCGAGCTAAGTCGAACATTGGACCAGATCGCGGAGGGTTCACGTTCGACGTTAAGGAAGTTGAGTTGCCTTCAGTACCCGGCTTATTCGCTTCCAAGGTCGAGTGGGGTGTTTTTTTGGATGAAGATGCAAAAACCATCCTCGATAACGCTGCGCCTTCGCAGCAGAAGGTTTCTGCGCGTGAAGAAGCCACTTCATTTCTGGAGCAAATTCTCGCTGATGGCCCGCTCCGTCAACGAGATGTCAAAGAGGCGACAGAAGTAAAAGGGTTGGCTTGGGCTACGGTCCGCAGAGCAAAAACTTTATTAGGAATTGTCACTAAGAAAAAGGCGTATTCTGATGCTGGGTATTGGGAATGGAGTTTGCCGGGTGAAGGCGTAGAAGTGGAACCCGCTGAGTTCCCGACTGACTTCGATCAAACTGTCGCCAACCTCGGCAGTCCCGACACCTGCGAAGATGATCCTAAGATGCTAACATGCTCATAATAAAGGGATAGGCATATTAATGACGAAGGTGTCATTGAGCTTCTTGCTGGCATGCAGGCAAAACTGATTCAGCCTGTATGCCAGCAAGTCTTTCCATGACCTGCGAGACCCTGTTAATCAATACCCGTCTGGAGCCAAACGTCGGCACTCCTCTCCTAAGCCCCTTTTTATGGGCACCCTTAGCGGAAACAACTCACGAACATGGCGACACCTTGTATCAGAGAGAAACGCTAAAACACTGCGCTCGGGCTTCCTCAGCGTTTATCCCCTTCCTTTCAGATCAACTTTGCCGCAGACCTCGCCATCTCCTATGTCCATGCCGGCGTGGATATGAATGCATGTGTTCTTCGTCATGCCGTGACGTGCAACAAGCACATGTTCGTCGAACTCGTCGCCAAGCCGAGCGTTAAACCTGGCGGGGCTGTCATCGCCAGACCTGTGATGCTCATCAAGGCCAACCTCACGATTGTTGTGGACAACGATTCAGTATCCAGTTCGAAGACAGGATGATCAATCACTAATACTGCCGTTAACACAAAATTTCTGCCCACTCATGGGCTCACATTTAGAGCTACGTTGATACTCAATGATAAGTCGTTCAAAAGGATTAGATCAATTGCATTTTATATTAAAAGTTATCGTCAACCTTGCCATCATTTTTAATATCTTTGGAAATTAAGCACAATTTACATTGTGCCAATTCAATTTGCAATGCTAGAATACGCTTGTCCGGCTCAAACAGACAAACACCAACCAGAGCAGCAACCTCAAACACTAAACCGACAGCAACAGTCATTCCTCCTTTTTCAATTTCGCGCAGTGTATCCGTTGATATCCCTGCTCGTTCAGCCAACTCCTCCCGTGACATCCCTCTACGACTTCTAGCTAGTTCGATTTGCTGCCCTAACAATAGTGCGGCATCTGTTGCATATCCCAGATAAGTTCTTTTTTGCACATTTTCATATACACTCACCATATTTCCTTAAAAATTTACCTTGTTTTTGATACATGGCACACATCACGACTTTTCAAATTCTCAATCTGATCAATTAATATACATACAAAATAACGTCTCAAATGTCTCATTGTCTCCAAACGCTGAACTATCAAATGTTTGGTGCCGAGACATTTGTCGAGACATATATCTAAGTCGTCTGCTATCAAAAAATAATTTTCCGTAGTTTGTTTATAAAAATCCTCCTCCCGAAGATCAAAGCAGGAATGATCATAAATAGGAGGATAATGATGAAAAGAAAAATTGACCGCGCATGGAGTGTTACCATCGCCGAATTAAGACAAAACAAATCTGATCTAGAAGAAGCAATCCGATTGTGCGAAAAACACAGAAAATCATTCTTTTTCCACGGTTACAGAATGCGTGACAGGGAATATCATGAAAGAATGAACTCCATGTATTCAAAATTTGTAGTATGCACGCTGGGAGAACTCGAAATTGACATCAGGACAACATATTCCACTCGACGTACATATTTCGATTCAAATTTTCTTCTAAATGGAGAAAAACTCAATTTGAGAATCGCCAGAAAAGCGCTCAAAATCATCATTGAGCAAATTGAAACAAAAATTGAACTAGGTGTCGAGTAAATAAAACTAGATCATTCCAAGTGCGCCGGGATAATCAACCCGGCGCACAAATAATCTCTTTAAAAAAATAACCTTATTTTGAAAAAACAAACATCCTTAAAAATCATACCTTGGATCTAATTCATGAGGTATTTCAGGATTGTTTCTTTTGTAATAAAACTGGCCAACATCATCTAATTCATGACTCGCAACATAATCCATCGTTTTTTCGAGGTAAATTGATTTTAAAACACGAGCAATTGATCCTGTCGTCACGTGCGGGTCTCCACCCTCTATCCGCCGGATAGTTCTCTCAGATACACCTGAAATTTCAGCCATTTTCGCTACGCTCAGAGCCCTGCATTCTCGCGCAAAACCAATATTATTTCCAATACGTTTTGTGACATGCTCGATATCGATATACTTATTTTCTTTGCGATTTTGATGTTGCATAAAATTACCCAAAATTTGTAAATTTATATACTCGTATCATTTAAAAATTTATAAAATCAAAATTTGAAAAAAATCAGTTATCCAATTTTAACACACATAATTAACTACGACGCAATTCAAAACAGACGTATAATCATATACCAGAAAAATATTCATAAATCAAGGATATTTCAGAATGTGTCTAAAAATATTGACATTTAACAAAATTTGAGAAATTAAACACATCGGATCTATCAAATTTGAAATATCGATTTTTTTATTTGTTTCCAGGCATCATACGACATCAACCACTTTAGTCAAAACCACAAAAAATTTAACAGAAGGAGATGTTAAGATGGAAAAGAGCAAGCTGAAAAATAAAAAAGAAGTAAATTTCAAAGAACTTTCAGAGAAACTTTTGGAATATGCGAAAGAAAATTTTTCCGAAACAATGACGTTTGATACTTACAAGGCGAAAAAAGATTTTGGCGTAAAAAGAAACAT from Desulfomicrobium apsheronum encodes the following:
- a CDS encoding helix-turn-helix transcriptional regulator produces the protein MSVYENVQKRTYLGYATDAALLLGQQIELARSRRGMSREELAERAGISTDTLREIEKGGMTVAVGLVFEVAALVGVCLFEPDKRILALQIELAQCKLCLISKDIKNDGKVDDNF
- a CDS encoding AAA family ATPase; translated protein: MKEIMLKGLQLSCYSACVDIWNNSSIIRNNHAFIEKNNLSFCDHLFKEIEKHEAEAILSTNNLDTSSLKSLGEGTIIIIPFKRISDGSICALRMVDKFMNQIVIDAREHGEAVFFGTEEIPRNAANDVLIILSTEINAAVDAATEVGAIGAVPLFADELATSGSELRDVLPDVYIVILAELTEDGAIKEEYESMAQASRAVLAKPDFGPKRKRHETSFGQLSQRVDRGMAVAHSVQIAVERLLKENLSQAELIKQENGLIFKCAADIVPQPIDWLWLGWLAKKKFHIIGGPPGSSKTTAAVMVAATVSTGGYWPDGTRCERGQVAIWSGEDGAEDTLVPRLIAAGADLNNIHFLNGVVGESGAGNRAFDTSRDYPKVRQAAEIIGGLRLLILDPIVSSISGDSHKNAEVRRDLQPVIEFAEQANCVVIGITHFSKGTQGKDVAERITGSIAFSALPRVVMVISKRMNKETGQEERVIVRAKSNIGPDRGGFTFDVKEVELPSVPGLFASKVEWGVFLDEDAKTILDNAAPSQQKVSAREEATSFLEQILADGPLRQRDVKEATEVKGLAWATVRRAKTLLGIVTKKKAYSDAGYWEWSLPGEGVEVEPAEFPTDFDQTVANLGSPDTCEDDPKMLTCS
- a CDS encoding helix-turn-helix domain-containing protein gives rise to the protein MQHQNRKENKYIDIEHVTKRIGNNIGFARECRALSVAKMAEISGVSERTIRRIEGGDPHVTTGSIARVLKSIYLEKTMDYVASHELDDVGQFYYKRNNPEIPHELDPRYDF